One part of the Sorangiineae bacterium MSr11954 genome encodes these proteins:
- a CDS encoding DNA repair exonuclease: protein MLRLLHTADWHLGRRFPSFAEEAERKLTRARVDVLERIFGLAERRMVHAVLCAGDLFDDPVPLPEWWEPLVEQLTKRSWKERPVFLLPGNHDPLLADSIWAKGSKFRSALPSWVHVVDKELFEFELPGHAVLHAVPCTSKAGQRDPTELIPTRAAGDSRIRIGMVHGSTFDMRDCQTNFPISRDAAIDRGLDYLAIGDTHGFRFVPPDRREPPTVYPGAPEPTAFDERDPGKVVIVSVNRRRKVSVETEVVAAWKWEEHAVTSMAELRQLRARTDLERSVVRLRIDMCVPAPEYEEAGRLLEELGGTAATHGRAGILQLDRTGLVLDTATIDAHCADLPDVLQSVVRRLRAEADAAEASDPRRAQIARRALVHLYQVTRKAS, encoded by the coding sequence GTGTTGAGGCTACTGCACACCGCGGATTGGCATCTGGGCCGCCGGTTTCCGAGCTTTGCCGAGGAGGCCGAGCGAAAGCTCACGCGCGCGAGGGTCGATGTCCTCGAGCGCATCTTCGGCCTGGCCGAGCGCCGCATGGTGCACGCGGTCCTCTGCGCGGGCGATCTCTTCGACGATCCGGTGCCGCTGCCCGAGTGGTGGGAGCCCCTGGTCGAGCAGCTGACGAAACGAAGCTGGAAGGAGCGCCCCGTCTTTCTGCTGCCGGGCAACCACGATCCCCTTTTGGCGGACTCCATTTGGGCGAAGGGGAGCAAGTTCCGGAGCGCTCTTCCAAGCTGGGTGCATGTCGTCGACAAGGAGCTCTTCGAGTTCGAGCTGCCGGGCCATGCGGTGCTCCATGCCGTGCCGTGCACGAGCAAGGCGGGCCAGCGGGATCCCACGGAGCTCATCCCGACCCGCGCGGCGGGCGATTCGCGCATTCGCATCGGGATGGTTCATGGCAGCACCTTCGATATGCGCGATTGCCAAACGAACTTTCCCATTTCACGAGACGCCGCCATCGACCGCGGCCTCGACTACCTGGCCATCGGCGACACGCATGGCTTTCGGTTCGTGCCCCCCGATCGGCGCGAGCCGCCGACGGTGTACCCGGGCGCCCCCGAGCCGACCGCCTTCGACGAGCGCGATCCCGGCAAGGTGGTGATCGTATCGGTGAATCGCCGGCGCAAAGTCTCGGTGGAGACCGAGGTGGTCGCGGCATGGAAGTGGGAGGAGCACGCCGTGACGTCGATGGCCGAGCTCCGTCAGCTCCGTGCCCGCACGGATCTCGAGCGCAGCGTGGTGCGGCTGCGGATCGACATGTGCGTACCCGCGCCCGAGTACGAGGAGGCGGGGCGCCTGCTCGAAGAGCTCGGAGGGACCGCGGCCACGCACGGGCGGGCCGGCATTCTCCAGCTCGATCGCACGGGGCTCGTGCTCGATACGGCCACCATCGACGCGCACTGCGCCGATCTGCCCGACGTCCTCCAGAGCGTCGTGCGCCGCCTGCGCGCCGAGGCCGATGCGGCGGAGGCGTCCGATCCCCGGCGCGCGCAGATCGCGCGGCGCGCCCTCGTCCATCTCTACCAGGTGACCCGAAAGGCATCGTGA
- a CDS encoding DEAD/DEAH box helicase, producing MTTSSWPMGSLHAVQRRYLAEDLVRLRRADEQRRYAAPQRAAKIDPNPHQIEAVIFALARVREGGCILADEVGLGKTIETGLVIAQMLAEGASRVLLVAPKPLLGQWRQELFTLFDIEAREGRAAPGGFDGPGVFLVGREQAGSEKGRDALLASSRFQLCVIDEAHEVFAGLYKRYDKFGEPKNDAKEARTAGRLLEVLEAFETPVILLTATPIQNNLAELWGLVRYVDPLGTLLGDLPTFREVFCGTDDRQLARGQEDELRSRLKTVIQRTLRRQAQEFLEKPFVERQARLFEYEMSVEERALYDDVTKYLLEPGIIAFQGRHRQLLLIGFHRRMASSTRALAVSLQRVVDRLRRKLRGQGDDGADVASVLDDLEQSDVSYGYGRGEPEDEDEEGGDDLGPSFTPEAIQGELQRVEGFVRRAERLVGDDGKLRALLTALSFVTKQAREGKGAGKLVIFTESLVTQDHIRERLVESRLVREDEITLFRGTNDSPAARAALGRWRDEAASGEGPEPSSEMAMRLALVHEFKTRSRVFISTEAGAKGLNLQFCDALVNYDLPWNPQRIEQRIGRCHRYGQKNEVTVINFLAKDNEAQQLTFDILSQKLDLFGTVLDASDKVLHHGDASAGGVLASALGAELEAELRRIYERSRTVDEVTAELRSLRERVVDHRHRFEDTHARTAQLIEEHLDDDVKRVLRLRRQELPSALAELDRDVWSVVRAYLEARSMLYTIERTDAGEVLHVPPCTRLPGALADGVSAALGVVAGHTSLHLRHPLVLAAVADARAAVDSIPRLVIRLPAHAPPELEKLRGRRGRSRIVKLTFDGFERVERLLPVTVLEGYDEAVPAAISEALLRAEMRDAGAILDASSVEGALSGVISDDDLEDATEELLSAAQQEVDAAEQQRFERADFQAQRFLEDRLLVHRRRRDDRLRKLEEAQVRRDSAMGSEARTAAERRVLELDVEVTELEAAIERLERREDKTFQRFHDHIHQRRYRPPTVDLLFEMELVVE from the coding sequence ATGACGACGTCCAGCTGGCCCATGGGGTCACTCCACGCCGTGCAGCGGAGGTATCTCGCGGAGGATCTCGTTCGGCTCCGGCGCGCCGACGAGCAGCGCAGGTATGCCGCTCCGCAGCGCGCGGCCAAAATCGACCCCAATCCGCATCAGATCGAGGCCGTGATTTTTGCATTGGCCCGCGTTCGCGAGGGCGGCTGCATCCTGGCCGATGAAGTCGGTCTTGGAAAGACCATTGAAACGGGGCTCGTCATCGCGCAAATGCTGGCCGAGGGGGCGTCGCGTGTGCTTCTGGTCGCGCCCAAACCGCTCCTCGGGCAATGGCGTCAGGAGCTCTTTACCTTGTTCGACATCGAGGCGCGCGAGGGCCGCGCGGCCCCGGGTGGTTTCGATGGTCCCGGCGTGTTCCTCGTGGGGCGCGAGCAGGCCGGCAGCGAAAAGGGGCGCGATGCATTGCTCGCATCGTCGCGCTTTCAACTTTGCGTGATCGACGAAGCGCACGAGGTCTTTGCAGGCCTCTACAAGCGCTACGACAAATTCGGTGAGCCCAAGAACGACGCCAAAGAGGCCCGCACCGCCGGCCGGCTCCTCGAGGTCCTGGAGGCGTTCGAGACGCCGGTCATCCTCCTGACGGCGACCCCCATTCAAAACAACCTGGCCGAGCTTTGGGGCTTGGTGCGTTACGTCGACCCGCTCGGCACGCTCCTGGGGGATCTCCCGACCTTTCGCGAAGTCTTCTGCGGCACCGACGATCGCCAGCTGGCGCGGGGCCAGGAAGACGAGCTTCGTTCTCGCTTGAAGACGGTCATCCAGCGCACCCTGCGCCGGCAAGCGCAGGAGTTCCTCGAAAAGCCCTTCGTCGAACGCCAGGCGCGCCTCTTCGAATACGAAATGAGCGTGGAGGAGCGCGCCCTTTACGACGACGTCACGAAATACCTCCTGGAGCCGGGCATCATCGCCTTTCAGGGGCGCCATCGCCAGCTCCTCCTCATCGGCTTTCACAGGCGCATGGCGTCGTCCACGCGCGCGCTCGCCGTGAGCCTCCAGCGCGTCGTGGACCGACTGCGCCGAAAGCTCCGCGGCCAAGGCGACGACGGCGCAGACGTCGCGAGCGTGCTCGACGACCTCGAGCAAAGCGATGTCTCGTATGGATATGGGCGCGGCGAGCCCGAGGACGAAGACGAGGAAGGCGGCGACGATCTCGGGCCCTCCTTCACGCCCGAGGCCATTCAGGGCGAGCTTCAGCGGGTCGAGGGCTTCGTGCGCCGCGCCGAGCGCCTCGTGGGCGACGATGGCAAGCTCCGCGCGCTCCTCACGGCGCTCTCGTTCGTGACCAAGCAAGCCCGCGAGGGCAAGGGGGCGGGCAAGCTGGTCATCTTCACGGAGTCGCTGGTCACCCAAGACCATATCCGCGAGCGCCTCGTCGAGAGCCGTTTGGTGCGGGAGGACGAGATCACCCTCTTTCGTGGGACGAACGACTCGCCCGCAGCCCGCGCGGCGCTCGGCCGATGGCGCGACGAAGCTGCATCGGGCGAAGGCCCCGAGCCGAGCAGCGAGATGGCCATGCGCCTGGCGCTGGTGCACGAGTTCAAGACCCGCTCGCGTGTCTTCATCTCCACGGAGGCCGGGGCCAAGGGGTTGAACCTCCAATTCTGCGACGCCCTGGTGAACTACGATCTTCCCTGGAACCCGCAGCGCATCGAGCAGCGTATCGGCCGCTGCCATCGTTATGGCCAGAAGAACGAGGTCACCGTCATCAACTTTCTGGCCAAGGACAACGAGGCGCAGCAGCTCACCTTCGACATTTTGAGCCAGAAGCTCGATCTCTTTGGCACCGTGCTCGACGCCTCGGACAAGGTGCTCCACCACGGCGACGCGTCGGCGGGCGGTGTCCTCGCGAGCGCCCTCGGCGCGGAGCTCGAGGCCGAGCTCCGGCGCATCTACGAGCGCTCGCGCACGGTGGACGAGGTGACCGCGGAGCTGCGGAGCCTGCGCGAACGGGTCGTCGATCACCGCCATCGCTTCGAGGACACCCACGCGCGCACGGCGCAGCTCATCGAAGAGCACCTCGACGACGACGTGAAGCGGGTGCTCCGCCTTCGCCGTCAGGAGCTGCCCTCGGCGCTGGCCGAGCTCGATCGCGACGTGTGGAGCGTGGTGCGCGCCTACCTCGAGGCGCGGTCCATGCTCTACACGATCGAGCGCACGGACGCGGGGGAGGTGCTCCACGTGCCGCCTTGCACGCGCTTGCCCGGGGCGCTGGCGGACGGCGTCTCGGCCGCCCTCGGTGTGGTGGCCGGGCACACGTCCCTTCATCTTCGGCACCCGCTCGTCCTGGCCGCCGTGGCCGATGCGCGCGCCGCCGTGGACTCCATTCCGCGCCTGGTCATCCGGCTTCCGGCGCATGCGCCGCCGGAGCTCGAGAAGCTGCGCGGAAGGCGGGGACGTTCGCGGATCGTCAAGCTCACATTCGACGGCTTCGAGAGGGTCGAGCGGCTGTTGCCGGTGACCGTGCTCGAAGGCTACGACGAGGCCGTCCCCGCGGCCATTTCGGAGGCGCTCTTGCGCGCCGAGATGCGCGACGCGGGCGCGATCCTCGACGCCTCGTCGGTGGAGGGCGCTCTCTCCGGGGTCATCTCGGACGACGATTTGGAGGACGCGACGGAGGAGCTCCTCTCCGCCGCGCAGCAGGAGGTCGACGCGGCGGAGCAACAGCGCTTCGAGCGCGCCGATTTCCAGGCGCAGCGCTTCCTCGAGGATCGACTGCTCGTGCACCGGCGCCGCCGCGACGATCGCCTGCGCAAGCTCGAGGAGGCGCAAGTCCGCCGCGATTCGGCCATGGGGTCCGAGGCGCGCACGGCGGCGGAGCGCCGCGTGCTCGAGCTCGACGTCGAGGTGACGGAGTTGGAGGCGGCGATCGAGAGGCTCGAACGCCGGGAGGACAAAACCTTCCAGCGCTTTCACGATCACATCCACCAACGTCGGTATCGCCCACCCACTGTGGATCTCCTGTTCGAGATGGAGCTCGTCGTCGAATGA